The Lolium rigidum isolate FL_2022 chromosome 2, APGP_CSIRO_Lrig_0.1, whole genome shotgun sequence genomic interval GGAATATGGGGCGGTCGGGAAAGGATTCCCCAATAAGTACTAATCGGGTTAGCTTTTCCCGATACGTTTTCCGCCTGCTATATTGCACATACTGGCCCACCGAATCTCGACTAGTCGAGCTAGCCTTGTCCGATAAATCGTAATCGGGGAACACTACCCCAATAGTGTATTATTCttggaaaataaaaaatatagattatttctgaaaataaagaaaaaacagtattattaaaaaaaatctcCTGGTGGACATCTCCTCGGTATCAGTTTCAGAGTTTCAGGGAAAAAAAAGAATCTGCATTTTCGGATGGGCTGATTTTTATTCGGGACAGTACTTTACACCAGTTTTGGCCCAAATAATAGTAGGGCCCAAGACGGCCCTTCCACGCCCACCTCCGGTTTTCCCCACCCTTCTCAGCCTCTCCGACGGCCGTAGCCACGCCgtctcctcgtcctcgacctgcCGGAGCTCTCCTCTATCACTTCCAGTCCCCTCGCGCCCTTCGCAGATCCAAACTCTGCTTCCTCGGAAGCTCCACACCGCCGCGAAGCTATGCTCGCCGCGGCCGCAGTCGCGGCGTGTCCTCCCTCGGTGTTGTCTTCTCCGGTCAGCATGACCAGGCATGCCATTCTTATAACTGAACCTCGTGTGCTCCCTCCCATATTTTTTTCCCTTCTCTTATCCTTTCGCGGGTCTCCATGATGTGCAGGAGGTTTTCTTGGAGCTGTCGAGCAGAACGGATTTCAGCTGGGTACTCCCAATTGGAGGTGCAGACTTGGCTCTCTTTACCTCTCTTTCGGTATGAGGAGTTTTCACCAGTTCTGTTTGGACAATCGGTCTATCTACAGACACATAACACCAATTCAATCTGGAAATGACAATTTAGTATTAGTGCTAGTGTTGATAAAGTCGGGGAACTTGTTTTCTGCAGGTAAAGTTCCATTAGGTTTGGATCTCATAGATTGTTTGGGATGTGTGAGCTCACTTGTTTAACTCTCAGTCATCACCAAATTGAGGAATCCTTTCTGAACTCTTGCCACGCATATTGCTGAAAATCTGGGCTTTGTTACATTTGTTCCGACTAAGGCTTTATACGGATCTTCTAGATTGGGATTTTAAATCTTACTGCACAAAAGCTAGGTATGACGTTGGTAGCATTCCGCACTAGGGATGATCCAGTACTGAAGTATCCTGAATTGCTATTTTGTTTATAAAAATTCTGTGTACAACAGTATATGATCTACTGCTTTAATCCTTGCCAATTTGGATTGGAGCAAACATATACAGTACTACTTATTAACAGGACATAAATGATAGCTGGTTCTGATGCCGATTATTAATTCATCACAAGTTTTTTGCAACTCAAAAAATGCTGAACACCGCGATTGGCAAACTGCTGCTGTCAGAAATCCTACTGGTTATCTAACTTCCCTGCAGTACGTACATTACATTGACATATATTGAACTTCATTTCTTTTAGGTTAGAAAAGTCAGCTACCGACCTCCTGGAACCGAGCAAAACTTGTTGAATCAAACTAGTCTTTCTCTCCAGGAGAAAAGGTAGGCATGTGTTTTGTAATGAAACACTTGTGTTTCAAGAATGACTTTCGTATTTATTAGAAACCAATTCATGCAGTTTTGGCTTGATATTTGGACGGAGTGGGAGTGGAAAGACTACTCTCTTACAGGTTTGCACTGGACGACTGCATGACATTTTTTAAATTCCTCTGCATCGTTCATCCTAAGTTGATAGCTTTATTTCTCAGCTTTTGGCCGGTCTATCAAAACCTACATCTGGTTCAATTTGCATTCAGAAGTATGATGATGGTGGAAATCCGATGGGTCCGTCAGAATTATTAGCTTCTCAAAGAGTCGGTATTGTTTTTCAGTTTCCTGAGAGGTTTGAACATTGAACTACTACTTTCACTTTTTTTTAGAAATTAACATGAATTTCTATGATCTGTTGAGTGCTTGAGAAGTTTCTTAGCAAAATAACGTAATATACATATATACTTGTAGGTACTTCTTATCAGATACTATACTTGAAGAAGTTACTTTTGGATGGCCGAGGCAAAAGGCAGACAGTCTTTTGAGGAAGCAACTCACTTCAAAACTCCAAAATGCCATTAACTCTGTATTGATTATCTTTCATACATTTGTTTATACCTAATTGAATAATATTATCATTTCTTTTCATTGTGGAGTGAATTTGTTGCTCGAGACACTACACAATTGTTTCCTGAAGATACTTTGTTTTATGCTAGGTTGGTATGAGTGCCATTTCATTGGATAAAAATCCACAGTCCCTCAGTGGTGGGTTCAAGCGACGACTTGCTTTGGCAATTCAACTGGTATTATTTCCATAAATTTATCACGAGTTGATCGTTTTGCTTTTTCAAAAGTTACAATGGATAATCTTTTGCCTTATTTCTAATCTTCTAGGTTCAGACTCCTGATTTATTGTTGCTTGATGAGCCTCTTGCTGGTCTTGGTATGTTCTTGAATGCTCATAAACTAATACTTGCAGATTATTTTCTTTCCTATGTGTTGGTTCATTTCCGAGCCCATCTAGATGCTCATCAGTGAGAGCAGCCACTCAATGTAATTCTGCTTGTGCATCATATCATCGATGGCAACACCTCAGACGTGATAGGATTTACTATGTTGTGCCAAATAGTATATTAAATTACTATATGCTTGTCCTAGAGGTGGTTACAAAGTTTGTATCTTCACTGTCAGATTGGAAAGCTCGGGCTGATGTTGTGAATCTCCTGAAGGCCCTAAAGAAAGACCACACGATACTGGTTGTAAGTCATGACCTAAGGTAATTTAGAACTCAGTACCATTGGACTCACTACTGAATATTATATTGAGCTATATGTTGGTTGTTCCATACTTCCGTTTGGGCATTCAGCTGAAACTATTTAACTTCTAAATCATGTCCTTGAATTGAGGCTGTTGAAATGTCTAACTAAAACGTTTTACAGAGAACTATACCCACTTGTAGACCGCTCATGGAGAATGGAAATGGGGGGAATTTTGAAGGAGGAATCTTTACCTGTGTAATATGCTTTTGTTCGAATAACTGTCAAGCATGCAATGCTATTTACGAGGAGTCCCCATTTCAGGTATCGACGTAAGATTAACTGCTTCACTAGGCTTAACACTAGAAGGTAAGACGCGCTTTGCATTGTCGTGGTGGTCGATATGACAAATAATTTCATGTCAGCAAGCTTTTTTATGTAGTGTCTTAGATTTGTAGGCCAAAGaacatacatccaaatttagacaaatctatgacatccttttatggatggaggaagtattaGTAATAATAAGAAGAAATGGGATATACGTATATAATATCAAAAGATGTAAACAAAGGAATGCATGCCTTGTCTCAAAATTTATATGTTTATGCTGGCAAAACAACACCCATCAGCGAAACAAAACTACTCCCATCAACAAAGTATATAATGTAAAGCGAACTAAGTGAGGGATGAAGTACAAATTGAATCTTTGATAAGAGGATGTGGACTGAATAAGAAGACCCATGGTAATCCAATTACAGGAGACAAGGCTTTTTAAACAAGTCACTTACAGAATGACAGCTACTTTGTTCAATATGGGGACAGCAAAGGGACCCTCATATGCTGTTTAAGCTTTGTATGACATCTGTCTCGCATATTGGTATACTCATTTGAATGAGTTAAACTTGACTAAACTATAACCGGCTAGCTACTTACCCTGGAAAAGATCCCTCAAAGGGTGTTTAGTTTGTTTGTCTTGTCTTGAACAGCTCGAAATTCAAACATGTTTAGTTTGTTTTTCTTCTGAAAGACAACTTAATACTGTCATTCTTATCTGAATTATAACATAAATTCTTTTAACAAACAGGATCATGGCACTGCACAAATAGTTTCTACAACTGCCGACTCACAAAATGTTACTGCAATATCAGTAAAGCATATACATTAAAGCTTAGAACAGAGAACATAGGTTAGTGTTTTGTCTTACAAAATAGATATATGTAAACAATGCATTGTTTCTAATAGATCATTCTATCTTGTAAGAAACAACGCAGTTACGCACTATAGTGACTACTGACTAGCCAGTAGCCACGCACGATATCTTTGAAATCTTCTGTACCATCCATGAATATGTTTATTTTCAGTTGCCATGTCTTTTCTCTAAACAAGAACTCtgaatttattttctgttttgcatGGTTATTAGTGATTGTGCTAAACTGAAATCACAAGTTCTTATTGCTAAAGAGCAATCCATTGCATAAGCAAAATCAAGGCCTACAACTCCTTGAAAACCTGAATGTTAAAAATCACTCGACTTGAATGTTCTAACTATCATATCAAAGCATTTACATACTGTGCATCAATACTGAAAACCTAAATGTTCTAAAAATCACTCAACTTGAAGATCACTCAGGATCAATTCATCGAAATCTTTTGACTCTGGATCAATTTATCGAAATATTACAACAATGCCTGGTTTTAGAGCTAACTGAATTATATGTTGGCACCATAACATAAGCTAGAGTAATTTGTGTCAGATCGGGTGCTGGATTTTGTTAAACATAATGACCTTCTTTGTAGCGGTAAACCTACAAGAATGCGAAGTACTCACGATATAATCTAGAAATAAAGAGGAGATCAGATATCAACCTAGACACAGAAGTGCAATAGTGAAATAGTTTTGCTCCTTAAATAAAAATGGACACAACATGTAAGGATACAAACGAAGCATAACGGAGTCTCTTGTTTTGACAGGACTTATCCCAATTAGCTGGTTTTGTTTCTGCACCTTGCGACCTCGGGGATCCTCTACAAGTTGATATCTTCCTTCAGCAGCATTGAGGTCATCTGATCATCTGCTCGATTCTAGGTGGCTGCTGTGTGGTCCCACGGGCGTATTTCCTGGCTGTTGTGTGCTTCTGGTGGAGAGCGGATGGGCTGATGGTTGGTGCCGCCATCATGTTTTGTGCTTGGCGGTACGTGTTATACTATTATAGCCTTTGTGTGTCTCAGGTGGAGGAGAGTTGTAGCTTTTTTTCTTCTCTCTGGTGTATCGCTGTTCTATTTGTCTCTTTCTCCAGTTGTTGTTCTGCTGGTCTGCTTCTCTCCTGGTTTGTATATATGTATCCTGAGCCCTGACTCCAGACTTCTAGAGCAACCCGTGTTTGAGTGAAGCTCTTCTGCGCAGGCTAGGTGACCATATCACCCTAGCCATATTTCATTCCTCAGAACCAAACACAAATATTAAACACTTACGCAACCCACTCAACCAAACAGAAAAAGTGGGTACAATTGCCTGCAAACTGTACACAAGTAACGGACACCTGAACGAACTGCCGGTACTCGTGCTCCGAGTGGGGCATCGGGATGGAGATCCGCAACAGTGTGGAGAGATGAGGGTGGAAGGTAGCGAGCCATGGGGGAAAGCAGGTCATTGAGCGAGAACTTGGACCACCTGACTGAATTCTTGCGTTCAGGGTGCGTGTGATGCTGCAAGCTGAATAAGTTGTGCATGTTTGTTGTTTAGCTGCTGATCTCTTCCTATTCGTGGGTGTTGTAGTTTTATTGCACATTGGAGAATTTAATACCTCGAGACAAGGGATGTGTTGGGATTAAGTTCTTACTACTTCACCCCTTCCATATAAGTGTTGCCGCGtaatatggaatggagggagtattatatgaTAATGATGAATGCATCTGCAAGGAAGTTCACTTCTGATCATGGGTGCAAGTGTTACTTTAAGCTAAGAAACACATTTAAAAATGTGAAAAATTAGTTCGTTCGCACATGTTCATATCCATATTCTATGTGCATACGTAAGTTTCACGAAAAGCCGACAATTTTTGTGCTCTATGTAATACGACAAAAAGAATTGAAATACTTATTTTAGCATCAAATTTAATCTTTTTATAGACCATGGAAAATTCGATTTTTCGTGAAACAACTTGTTGGgcattgtttcaaataagttgtgaAGATGTTCACTCGAcgttttttgaagaaaaaaaattgaCATTAAAATTTGTTTAAAATAAATTCTAAATAAAAGAAGCATGTGCACCAAGAGCAAAAACGCTGCTCTCGCATCTGTTGTACTATAGAAGCTAGATTAACTCTGGTAGTGAATGTGTTAGTACAGAAATAGGAGATCAGTAAGGAGAAAAGCCTGTGCATGTTGTTGGTTTTTGGCAGTAGCAGCTCGGTTATACATCTTGAACTTTGCAGATATTGCAAGTATTATCATTCTGT includes:
- the LOC124691745 gene encoding ABC transporter I family member 11, chloroplastic-like; protein product: MLAAAAVAACPPSVLSSPVSMTRRFSWSCRAERISAGYSQLEVRKVSYRPPGTEQNLLNQTSLSLQEKSFGLIFGRSGSGKTTLLQLLAGLSKPTSGSICIQKYDDGGNPMGPSELLASQRVGIVFQFPERYFLSDTILEEVTFGWPRQKADSLLRKQLTSKLQNAINSVGMSAISLDKNPQSLSGGFKRRLALAIQLVQTPDLLLLDEPLAGLDWKARADVVNLLKALKKDHTILVVSHDLRELYPLVDRSWRMEMGGILKEESLPV